A genomic segment from Nodularia sphaerocarpa UHCC 0038 encodes:
- a CDS encoding 2-succinylbenzoate--CoA ligase: MESPLFYLNQLAKTDFIIGDNKYKFQQIASELYLELQQLLVSGNTPKIILAEREPMRFLAGFIAACASGCQVFLCNPDWGKQEWQEVLELVQPDIIWGLEIKISPHRISNHFPYIMIPTGGSSGKIKFAIHTWETLIASVQGFTQYFQLTQVNSFCVLPLYHVSGLMQFMRSFTTGGKLAMPSASVAIAPFKTLASSPEYQIKPEDFFISLVPTQLQRLLENPQLTQWLSQFTTVLLGGAPAWEELLEKARFHRIRLAPTYGMTETASQIATLKPDDFLNGKINSGQILPHAQVKIRNQQGEILNPNQTGNITIQAQSLALGYYPQTWENQHYLQVDDIGYLDSQGYLNIIGRSSDKIITGGENIYPAEIEAAIKSTQMVTDVCIIGLPDKHWGEAVTAIYIPKHPQISTQILQTELNKKLSKFKIPKHWISVTTLPRNPQGKINRQHLQKIATEHLQNLS; this comes from the coding sequence ATAGAATCACCCCTATTTTATTTAAACCAACTGGCTAAAACAGATTTTATCATTGGTGATAATAAGTATAAATTTCAGCAAATAGCCTCAGAATTATATTTAGAACTACAGCAATTATTGGTTTCTGGAAATACTCCTAAAATTATCTTAGCAGAACGTGAACCAATGCGATTTCTTGCAGGTTTTATTGCTGCTTGTGCGTCTGGTTGTCAAGTTTTTTTGTGTAACCCCGATTGGGGAAAACAAGAATGGCAAGAAGTTTTAGAATTAGTACAACCTGATATAATTTGGGGACTAGAAATAAAAATATCTCCTCATCGCATCTCGAACCATTTCCCATACATCATGATTCCCACAGGTGGTTCATCGGGAAAGATTAAATTTGCTATTCATACATGGGAGACTCTAATCGCATCTGTACAAGGATTTACCCAATATTTTCAGCTAACCCAAGTCAATTCCTTTTGTGTATTACCGCTATATCATGTTAGTGGTTTAATGCAATTTATGCGTTCTTTTACCACTGGAGGTAAATTAGCGATGCCTTCGGCTAGCGTAGCTATCGCACCATTTAAAACTTTAGCATCAAGTCCAGAATATCAGATTAAACCAGAAGATTTCTTTATATCTTTAGTCCCCACACAATTACAACGCCTACTAGAAAACCCCCAACTAACACAATGGCTATCCCAATTCACAACCGTACTTTTAGGAGGTGCGCCAGCGTGGGAAGAACTGTTAGAAAAAGCGAGATTTCACCGCATACGTTTAGCACCAACCTATGGAATGACAGAAACAGCCTCTCAAATTGCCACCCTCAAACCAGATGACTTTTTAAATGGTAAAATTAACAGTGGTCAAATTCTTCCTCATGCACAGGTAAAAATTCGCAATCAACAAGGTGAAATTTTAAATCCCAATCAAACCGGAAATATCACCATTCAGGCGCAATCATTAGCCCTGGGATACTATCCGCAAACCTGGGAGAACCAGCATTATTTACAAGTAGACGACATAGGATATTTAGATTCACAAGGTTATTTAAACATTATCGGACGTAGCAGCGACAAAATTATTACAGGCGGAGAAAACATTTATCCAGCCGAAATTGAAGCCGCAATCAAATCAACTCAAATGGTAACTGATGTTTGTATCATCGGCTTACCTGATAAACACTGGGGAGAAGCAGTAACAGCCATTTACATTCCCAAACATCCCCAAATTTCCACCCAAATACTGCAAACAGAACTCAATAAAAAACTGAGTAAATTCAAAATTCCCAAACATTGGATTTCCGTAACCACCTTACCCCGAAATCCCCAAGGAAAAATCAACCGTCAACACCTGCAAAAAATCGCCACAGAACATCTACAAAATCTCTCTTGA
- the menA gene encoding 2-carboxy-1,4-naphthoquinone phytyltransferase, giving the protein MTTKQIANPQIKLWMAAIKPPMYSVAIMPIWVGTAVAFAETKSFNLVVFSTFIAAAILILAWENISNDVFDSETGIDENKHHSLVNLTGNKLLIFWLGNLCLVSGLLGIIAIAIWQKDPTIIGLILLCCALGYTYQGPPFRLGYQGLGEILCFFAFGPLAIAAAYYSQTASWSINSLAAAVIVGIATSLVLFCSHFHQVKDDIAAGKRSPVVRLGTAKAAKLLSWFTGAIYPLILLFVLLGMFPVWTLLSWLSLPFGFQLCRHVQENHHLPEKVSNCKFIAVNLHFSCCLLLGLGFMLGAG; this is encoded by the coding sequence ATGACTACAAAGCAGATTGCAAATCCTCAAATTAAATTATGGATGGCGGCTATTAAACCGCCGATGTACAGCGTTGCTATTATGCCGATTTGGGTAGGAACAGCAGTGGCTTTTGCGGAAACCAAAAGTTTTAATTTAGTAGTATTTTCTACTTTTATCGCTGCGGCAATTTTAATATTAGCTTGGGAAAATATCAGTAATGATGTGTTTGATTCAGAAACTGGAATTGACGAAAATAAACATCATTCGTTAGTAAACTTAACTGGAAATAAGCTATTAATATTTTGGTTAGGAAACTTGTGTTTAGTTTCTGGGCTGTTGGGAATAATTGCGATCGCAATATGGCAAAAAGACCCTACTATTATCGGCTTAATTCTGCTGTGCTGCGCTTTGGGCTACACATACCAAGGGCCACCCTTTCGCTTAGGATACCAGGGTTTGGGCGAAATTCTTTGCTTTTTTGCTTTTGGTCCTTTGGCGATCGCCGCCGCATATTATAGTCAAACTGCAAGTTGGTCAATAAACAGTTTAGCAGCTGCGGTGATTGTGGGCATTGCCACCAGCTTAGTTTTATTTTGCTCACACTTTCACCAAGTTAAGGATGACATAGCCGCAGGCAAGCGATCGCCTGTTGTGCGTCTAGGTACGGCAAAAGCTGCAAAACTCCTCTCTTGGTTTACGGGGGCGATTTATCCTCTGATTTTGCTGTTTGTTTTATTGGGTATGTTCCCGGTTTGGACTTTGTTGAGTTGGTTGAGTTTACCTTTTGGTTTTCAGTTATGTCGTCATGTTCAAGAAAATCATCATCTCCCGGAAAAGGTGAGTAATTGTAAGTTTATTGCGGTTAATTTACATTTTTCCTGTTGTTTGCTGTTGGGTTTGGGGTTTATGTTGGGGGCTGGATAA
- a CDS encoding o-succinylbenzoate synthase — protein sequence MRGYRFDFRCYRRRFLQPLVTNHGIWHTREGIIVCLGGCGYGEIAPISWFSSETLEQALDFCRQLPAEVTEEMIFSIPDNLPACQFGFESALGGMGSGEDKEYSQFLTYSALLPSGEGALSQWEKLWKQGYRTFKWKIGVDAIYNELKIFDLLTRSLPPAAKLRLDANGGLSYEEAKLWLGICDDISANIEFLEQPLPVSQFSAMLELSASFQTAIALDESVATLQQLENCFQQGWRGIFVIKPGIAGSPSRLRQFCQKHQIDAVFSSVFETEIGRQAALQLAAELSLTNRAVGFGINHFLAG from the coding sequence GTGAGAGGTTATCGGTTTGATTTTCGTTGTTATCGGCGGCGGTTTTTGCAGCCACTTGTGACTAATCATGGGATTTGGCATACCCGTGAGGGGATAATTGTTTGTCTGGGTGGCTGTGGTTACGGGGAAATAGCCCCTATTAGTTGGTTTAGTTCGGAAACTCTAGAACAGGCTTTAGATTTTTGTCGCCAATTACCCGCAGAAGTTACAGAGGAGATGATTTTCTCTATCCCTGATAATTTACCTGCTTGTCAATTTGGTTTTGAGTCGGCTTTGGGAGGAATGGGGAGTGGGGAAGACAAGGAATATAGCCAATTTCTGACTTATAGTGCTTTGTTACCCTCTGGGGAGGGGGCTTTAAGTCAATGGGAAAAGCTGTGGAAGCAGGGATATCGCACGTTTAAATGGAAGATTGGGGTGGATGCAATTTATAATGAGTTGAAAATTTTTGATTTATTGACTCGGAGTTTACCACCTGCTGCTAAATTGCGATTAGATGCCAATGGTGGACTGAGTTATGAGGAAGCTAAATTATGGCTGGGTATTTGTGACGATATTTCCGCAAATATTGAGTTTCTTGAACAACCATTGCCTGTGTCACAATTTTCGGCGATGTTGGAATTGAGTGCTAGTTTTCAGACTGCGATCGCCTTAGATGAATCTGTAGCCACACTCCAACAACTTGAGAACTGTTTTCAACAAGGTTGGCGAGGAATTTTTGTGATTAAACCAGGGATAGCCGGTTCACCGTCTCGTCTGCGGCAATTTTGCCAAAAACATCAAATTGATGCGGTGTTTTCCTCAGTCTTTGAAACAGAAATTGGTAGACAAGCCGCACTCCAACTAGCAGCAGAATTATCTTTAACAAATCGGGCTGTTGGTTTTGGTATTAACCATTTTTTAGCAGGTTAA
- a CDS encoding sigma-70 family RNA polymerase sigma factor, whose amino-acid sequence MDELNLYLQSLIQEACNHPPTSPQRSKAINSLLRVLQNLKLTGNRENDIYQEALYKTMFNLSKTVCEKYDPHRGSFLTWFNICLRNQYRDELRAAKRDRSRRQSVWQNDEAELDPLDQVAAPVDANLLLDTWESFVQWIQDDPDNLLKTCHIRNNPKANCQLLAYLKLVSGKEEKDIATEFGLSRGTISAHWCRKCESLLQDWLEKNQRLFGENNYDR is encoded by the coding sequence ATGGACGAGCTAAACCTCTACCTGCAATCACTCATTCAAGAGGCTTGCAATCACCCACCAACTAGCCCACAGCGTAGTAAAGCTATCAACAGTTTGCTGAGAGTTCTCCAGAATTTAAAGCTTACCGGGAATAGAGAAAACGATATTTACCAAGAAGCTCTATATAAAACTATGTTTAATTTGAGTAAGACAGTTTGCGAGAAATATGATCCTCATCGAGGTTCATTCTTGACTTGGTTTAATATATGCCTTCGCAATCAGTACAGGGATGAACTTCGGGCTGCTAAACGCGATCGCTCTCGCAGACAGTCTGTATGGCAAAATGATGAAGCTGAACTTGACCCTTTAGATCAAGTTGCCGCTCCGGTAGATGCTAACTTACTCCTAGATACTTGGGAATCATTTGTGCAATGGATTCAAGATGATCCTGACAATCTGCTGAAGACTTGCCACATTAGAAATAACCCAAAAGCCAATTGTCAATTGCTTGCATACTTAAAACTTGTGAGTGGTAAAGAAGAGAAAGATATTGCTACAGAATTTGGCTTATCACGCGGTACTATCTCGGCTCATTGGTGTAGAAAATGTGAATCCTTACTCCAAGATTGGTTAGAAAAAAATCAGAGGCTGTTTGGAGAAAATAATTATGACAGATAA
- a CDS encoding CHAT domain-containing protein, translating into MAFKIYFKIGGRVKLNHAEVLPVTLALYNQQEQIQELVSFLSPLPKPLEDQFKQWQYYIGLQGNRKVARNRDNFISGTVNLTELANSLKAELNKWLGRDGWIDENGQVDSRVGQVLDRFREKITKNDEVQIIVQTEDRQLRGLPWQEWDTLAGYTNRGVEVAISATNFQRLTQKQTPQLRATARILVVFGDEKLGFAQEEDFIKSLKQHGGEPHILRQPTRQELEQKLKDPQGWHIFFFAGHSESDRNGRIGWIQINPADGKQGIIEISELRELLQSAINQKLQLAIFNSCDGLGLANQLTELSLPYCIVMREMVESSVARELLRHFLAAFVKDRSLFASMNAARQQLQNKFEPGKSWLPVIVANPLAKELTWNRLFSERRLSWQWEMVLGIVAIAVLVCLPVGILCEFQGWETLTFYTQLYPHLIVYPSLFLWMPLFAAYRAHCMIRVKTGPFIFLTFLTIFLVLGGLFFELTGDRIMLMEFKSDATTTIYAQQLPQLYSKWRTTAADIKSIPPEIFNPSQAFDVDGNLTLKKSELEPAIERMLPNNITGMQALLRIATAYDVWRQNPQAFSISRLFYALTFIAIITCGVQILALVATILFVPDSIFNKNKYLTYVIMCELGILLWVPFQSYSIENTKSLLFSYEFRGTLAGLNVLLYAIIAIIALATISSIYRSASKKYQPILLSFLLGSLVLGLLGSWFGVSFIDHLFGMSSTNPLTPWFASSIFFAALFFFLFVRLIDHSVGDE; encoded by the coding sequence ATGGCGTTTAAAATATACTTTAAAATTGGCGGACGAGTAAAACTCAACCATGCGGAAGTTCTGCCTGTCACCCTTGCGCTTTACAATCAGCAAGAGCAAATACAAGAACTGGTTTCTTTTCTATCTCCTCTACCAAAACCTCTCGAAGATCAGTTTAAACAATGGCAGTATTATATTGGTCTTCAAGGTAATCGTAAGGTTGCTAGAAATCGGGATAATTTCATTTCCGGGACAGTTAATCTCACGGAACTCGCTAATTCCTTGAAAGCCGAATTGAACAAATGGTTAGGTAGGGATGGCTGGATCGATGAAAATGGACAGGTTGATTCACGAGTTGGTCAAGTTTTGGACAGATTCAGGGAGAAAATTACAAAGAATGATGAAGTCCAGATTATTGTGCAGACAGAAGACCGACAACTACGGGGACTTCCCTGGCAAGAGTGGGATACATTGGCTGGTTATACTAATAGGGGTGTGGAAGTTGCCATCAGTGCTACAAATTTCCAGCGACTAACTCAAAAGCAAACGCCACAACTGAGAGCAACTGCACGCATACTTGTAGTTTTTGGTGACGAAAAGCTTGGTTTTGCACAAGAAGAAGATTTTATTAAAAGTCTGAAACAGCATGGTGGAGAACCCCATATCCTCAGACAACCTACACGCCAAGAATTAGAACAAAAGTTAAAAGATCCCCAAGGGTGGCACATTTTCTTTTTTGCTGGACACAGTGAAAGCGATCGCAACGGGCGGATTGGGTGGATTCAAATTAACCCAGCCGATGGCAAACAAGGAATTATTGAAATCAGTGAACTCAGAGAATTACTCCAAAGTGCAATCAACCAAAAGCTGCAATTGGCAATCTTTAATTCTTGTGATGGTCTAGGTTTGGCAAACCAGCTAACTGAGCTATCACTACCTTACTGTATTGTGATGCGGGAAATGGTTGAGTCCTCTGTCGCCAGAGAATTATTGAGGCATTTTCTCGCAGCTTTTGTGAAAGATCGCTCTTTATTTGCATCAATGAATGCAGCCAGACAGCAGCTACAAAATAAATTTGAACCTGGTAAAAGTTGGCTACCTGTAATTGTTGCCAATCCTCTGGCGAAAGAACTCACCTGGAATCGTTTGTTTTCAGAGAGGAGGTTATCTTGGCAGTGGGAGATGGTATTGGGGATAGTGGCGATCGCTGTGCTAGTGTGCCTACCTGTAGGGATATTGTGCGAATTTCAGGGTTGGGAAACCTTGACGTTTTACACCCAACTCTACCCCCACCTGATAGTGTATCCTTCTTTGTTTCTGTGGATGCCTCTGTTTGCAGCTTACAGAGCGCATTGTATGATTCGTGTCAAGACAGGCCCATTCATATTTTTGACATTCTTAACTATTTTTCTCGTATTGGGGGGTCTGTTTTTTGAGCTTACAGGCGATCGCATCATGTTAATGGAGTTTAAATCCGATGCGACGACGACAATTTACGCACAGCAACTACCTCAACTTTACTCCAAGTGGAGAACAACAGCAGCAGATATTAAAAGCATTCCCCCAGAAATTTTTAACCCCAGTCAAGCTTTTGATGTTGATGGAAATTTGACACTAAAAAAATCAGAATTAGAACCAGCCATAGAACGAATGCTCCCTAATAACATTACGGGAATGCAAGCGCTTTTACGTATTGCTACCGCCTATGATGTTTGGCGACAAAATCCTCAAGCCTTTTCCATCAGTCGGTTGTTTTACGCCCTCACCTTTATTGCCATCATTACTTGTGGTGTTCAGATTCTGGCACTTGTAGCGACGATTTTGTTTGTACCAGATTCTATATTTAACAAGAATAAATACTTGACTTATGTCATTATGTGTGAATTAGGTATCCTGTTGTGGGTGCCTTTTCAAAGCTACAGCATAGAGAATACCAAAAGCCTATTATTTTCATACGAGTTTCGAGGAACTCTAGCTGGACTCAATGTTCTTCTTTACGCAATTATTGCCATCATAGCTTTAGCAACTATTAGCAGCATCTACAGAAGCGCCAGCAAAAAATATCAGCCTATTTTATTGTCATTCTTGTTAGGTAGTTTAGTCCTTGGGCTTCTAGGTAGCTGGTTTGGTGTTTCTTTTATTGATCATCTGTTTGGAATGAGTAGTACCAATCCCCTAACTCCTTGGTTTGCAAGTAGCATTTTCTTTGCTGCTTTATTTTTCTTCTTGTTCGTGCGGTTGATTGATCATAGCGTTGGAGACGAGTGA
- a CDS encoding acyl-CoA thioesterase, whose translation MSFTYNRTIHLQDTDAAGVVYFAHVLCMCHEAYEASLEASNIHLKAFFTHPSVAFPIVHANVDFFRPMCCGDKLEISLIPHKLGVNKFEVNYEIMVENVLVAKAVTRHVCIDAVSRSKQDLSAEIIQWLETNRHDAEGAERRKSREIL comes from the coding sequence ATGTCTTTTACTTATAACCGGACTATTCACCTTCAAGATACAGATGCTGCTGGAGTAGTTTATTTTGCTCATGTTTTGTGTATGTGTCATGAAGCTTATGAAGCATCTCTAGAAGCATCTAATATCCATCTCAAAGCGTTTTTTACTCATCCATCTGTGGCTTTTCCAATTGTTCACGCTAATGTGGATTTTTTTCGTCCGATGTGCTGCGGGGATAAGTTGGAAATTAGTTTAATTCCTCACAAGTTAGGTGTGAATAAGTTTGAAGTTAATTATGAAATAATGGTTGAAAATGTGCTGGTGGCTAAGGCTGTTACTAGACACGTTTGTATTGATGCGGTTAGTAGAAGTAAGCAGGATTTATCGGCTGAGATAATTCAGTGGTTAGAAACGAACCGTCACGACGCAGAGGGCGCGGAGAGAAGAAAGTCAAGAGAGATTTTGTAG
- a CDS encoding T3SS effector HopA1 family protein, which yields MLTSSTNPLLTSLLDIASNIEIKSNFSIYHPNYQPFALPAKVADRFKQNPAALQHKYLNLLLRNFLYGIYYNGSLQSTLAVNIETAHCLRHQSLEVNSILDVDWEFYEQLQTSNHGKGYFDPSWQVLSLEPDGSMAVTKGGLTVYIEPDCHLKPSKKSAKVGESVAIWMPKNRVQKGCYLAVSNVGQEKQGNPDVDLGIGRIYFNFTSSGAIACMDGLTQQLNAANIPFTFQVLYNPAGYGRYDSGILYFERQDYPAIRKVLQVVYTEYQSHFLPEIPLFTKFLAPGLSLAEEPTQKFAAQESFGMNRCQIVANALLEAWEKGKNAMEERMRVIDKHFSQHLIDLQRPYLNPSSEDIYQPLK from the coding sequence ATGCTAACTTCTTCTACAAATCCATTGCTAACTTCTCTGCTTGATATTGCGAGTAATATCGAGATTAAGTCCAACTTCTCGATTTACCATCCCAATTATCAACCGTTTGCTTTACCAGCGAAAGTCGCAGATAGATTTAAACAAAATCCGGCGGCTTTACAGCATAAATATCTGAATCTATTACTGCGAAATTTCCTGTACGGTATCTATTACAATGGTTCTTTACAAAGCACTTTGGCTGTTAATATTGAAACGGCTCATTGTTTGCGACACCAAAGTTTAGAAGTTAATTCTATTTTGGATGTTGATTGGGAATTTTATGAACAACTACAAACTAGCAATCACGGTAAAGGTTATTTTGACCCCAGTTGGCAGGTGTTGAGTCTGGAACCAGATGGTAGTATGGCTGTAACTAAAGGCGGTTTGACAGTGTATATTGAACCAGACTGTCACCTCAAACCGAGTAAAAAATCTGCTAAGGTGGGGGAATCAGTGGCGATTTGGATGCCTAAAAACCGAGTCCAAAAGGGCTGTTATTTAGCAGTTAGCAATGTTGGACAGGAAAAGCAAGGTAATCCAGATGTGGATTTGGGTATAGGCAGAATCTATTTTAATTTTACCTCATCTGGTGCGATCGCCTGCATGGATGGATTAACGCAGCAACTCAACGCCGCTAATATTCCTTTTACTTTTCAGGTTCTCTATAATCCGGCTGGATATGGACGTTATGATTCAGGTATACTTTATTTTGAACGCCAGGATTATCCAGCAATTCGCAAAGTTCTTCAGGTTGTTTATACAGAATATCAATCTCATTTTCTGCCGGAAATACCTTTGTTTACGAAGTTTTTAGCGCCAGGATTGAGTTTAGCTGAAGAACCAACTCAAAAATTCGCCGCACAGGAAAGTTTTGGGATGAACCGTTGTCAAATTGTCGCCAATGCTTTGTTGGAAGCTTGGGAAAAGGGTAAAAATGCAATGGAGGAACGCATGAGGGTGATTGATAAACATTTTTCCCAGCATTTGATTGATTTACAGCGTCCTTACCTCAACCCTAGTTCTGAGGATATCTATCAACCTTTGAAATAA
- a CDS encoding isochorismate synthase, which yields MTVLPCRSNFFVKNKDLYHFLLNVQENCRNHNCGQIVSISLDIDWVDPLVVLDKLTQANDINFYFENQAKGEAIAAIDTVTKLEIDGKERFNQAEHFIKSCLKNIINFGNNQLTFAGPHFFCYFSFFDYNSQIDYPFPSATVFLPRWQISVKNKRCILVNNIIIKASTNVENILQNLQDKIVQIQSLEYTSTNLEQLPTKFSKQSVTNAQDFKRAVGSAVEKIRSSHLSKIVLANALDVKSNHNFNLFKSLNNLRQIHPNCYIFSTSNGKGQNFIGASPERLISIHNQELISDALAGSAPRGKTPAEDAANANRLLNSIKERHEHSLVIDFITQRLTQLGLLPQVLAPRLRQLSNIQHLWTPITAKVTANVHPLQIVSQLHPTPAVAGATRDFACAEIRRYESFERGLYAAPLGWVDASGNCEFIVGIRSALIDGDRARLYAGAGIVAGSDPEKEFAEVQLKLQALLKALV from the coding sequence ATGACAGTTTTACCATGTCGCAGCAACTTCTTTGTCAAAAACAAAGACCTATACCATTTTCTGTTAAACGTTCAGGAAAATTGCCGAAATCATAATTGTGGGCAAATTGTGAGTATTTCGCTGGATATTGACTGGGTAGATCCCTTAGTTGTATTAGATAAACTTACGCAAGCAAATGACATAAATTTTTACTTTGAGAATCAAGCTAAAGGAGAAGCGATCGCCGCCATTGATACTGTGACAAAATTAGAAATTGATGGCAAAGAGCGTTTTAATCAAGCTGAACATTTTATCAAATCTTGTCTAAAAAATATTATAAACTTTGGTAACAATCAGTTAACTTTTGCGGGACCTCACTTTTTTTGTTATTTCAGCTTTTTTGATTATAATTCTCAAATAGATTATCCATTTCCATCTGCTACAGTTTTTCTGCCTCGTTGGCAAATATCAGTCAAAAATAAACGCTGTATATTAGTCAATAATATAATTATCAAAGCCAGCACCAATGTAGAAAATATATTGCAGAATTTGCAGGATAAAATCGTTCAAATTCAGTCTTTAGAATATACTTCTACAAATTTAGAGCAGTTACCAACTAAGTTTAGTAAACAATCTGTAACAAATGCTCAAGATTTTAAACGCGCCGTGGGTTCAGCCGTAGAAAAAATTCGGTCTAGCCATTTAAGTAAAATTGTCCTAGCAAATGCCTTAGATGTCAAATCCAACCATAATTTTAATTTATTCAAATCCTTAAACAATCTTCGGCAAATACATCCTAATTGTTATATTTTTTCTACTAGCAATGGGAAAGGACAAAACTTTATTGGTGCGAGTCCAGAAAGATTAATTAGTATTCATAATCAAGAGTTAATTTCTGACGCTTTAGCTGGTTCTGCACCCAGAGGTAAAACACCTGCTGAAGATGCTGCTAATGCAAATCGTTTATTAAATAGTATTAAAGAAAGACATGAACATTCTCTAGTAATTGATTTCATTACTCAACGCCTCACCCAGCTAGGTTTGTTACCCCAAGTATTAGCGCCGCGCCTGAGACAATTATCTAATATTCAGCATTTATGGACACCAATTACAGCCAAAGTTACCGCTAACGTCCACCCGTTACAGATTGTTTCTCAATTGCATCCTACCCCAGCCGTGGCGGGTGCAACGAGAGATTTTGCTTGTGCAGAAATTCGTCGTTATGAAAGTTTTGAGCGGGGTTTATATGCTGCGCCTCTGGGTTGGGTAGATGCTAGCGGTAACTGTGAGTTTATTGTGGGGATTCGTTCGGCTTTAATAGATGGCGATCGCGCGAGGTTGTATGCTGGTGCTGGGATTGTGGCTGGTTCTGATCCTGAGAAGGAGTTTGCTGAGGTGCAGCTGAAACTTCAGGCTTTGCTCAAAGCATTAGTTTAA
- a CDS encoding CPBP family intramembrane glutamic endopeptidase translates to MEGKLVSKEQQKVILIVSLGYILPVLLIYLGLVPFSWRFYILILAAVAILAIAQLYQFSPRELGITKQNFSSSLSAIALPTLASALLMLIYYMIQGARIDNSAYRWPFYIFFVAVSSPLQEFLYRGFLFGIFSRAKLAIWLQILLSTLLYSLVHLIYEDVPTLLSTLIIGLFWGYHYAKYRNLYSIIICHSILGAIAILVGLV, encoded by the coding sequence ATGGAAGGTAAATTAGTCAGTAAAGAACAGCAGAAAGTAATTTTGATTGTCAGCTTAGGATACATTTTGCCCGTTCTCTTGATTTATTTGGGATTAGTTCCTTTCTCCTGGCGGTTTTATATCCTGATTTTGGCTGCTGTGGCTATTTTAGCGATCGCCCAACTGTATCAATTCTCTCCTAGAGAACTGGGAATTACAAAACAAAACTTCAGCAGTTCTCTCAGTGCGATCGCTCTACCAACCTTGGCTTCTGCTTTGCTAATGTTGATTTACTATATGATCCAAGGGGCGCGTATTGATAACTCTGCGTACAGATGGCCTTTCTATATTTTCTTTGTGGCTGTGTCTTCCCCTCTACAAGAGTTTTTATATCGCGGCTTTTTATTCGGTATTTTTTCCAGAGCTAAATTAGCGATTTGGTTACAGATTCTACTCTCGACATTACTTTATAGTCTCGTTCATCTCATCTATGAAGATGTACCCACCCTGTTATCTACATTGATTATTGGTCTATTCTGGGGCTATCACTACGCCAAGTATCGGAATTTATATAGTATCATCATCTGTCACTCGATACTGGGTGCGATCGCTATCCTAGTTGGACTAGTATAA
- a CDS encoding DUF1822 family protein yields the protein MTDKLNLLRELAIPFPIPPSFRRQAKAYASQYFTQEAQKRSYLNTLALLVANGYLRLLGFETNLSKLERWNALYRLWSEGNELELSGLGNLECCVITPGQETVILPPETSFPAETWSDGQRPIIGDSKALLQADRIGYLFVEIPSSEHNAKLVGFLPACEITDAEIAIADLQSMDDLIDYLVPAEKVQTNDLTREFAERKITYLRNWLNNIYTADWQPSMRDLRGATCKKKLNLAGQIFELQLSISQSEDELMLVRVIVQGENAYLPGGMQVSVPDESEIYTETVNEVADLISIPLELLSGEEFWVELRLGEDSIREYFIA from the coding sequence ATGACAGATAAGTTAAATCTTCTACGAGAACTGGCAATTCCCTTCCCAATTCCTCCATCGTTTCGCCGCCAAGCCAAAGCCTACGCGTCGCAGTATTTCACACAAGAGGCTCAAAAAAGAAGCTATTTGAATACTCTAGCTCTCCTAGTAGCCAATGGGTACTTACGTCTGCTTGGTTTTGAGACTAATCTGAGCAAACTAGAGAGATGGAATGCCCTGTATCGTCTCTGGAGCGAAGGGAACGAGCTAGAATTGTCTGGATTGGGTAATTTGGAATGTTGCGTAATTACCCCAGGACAAGAGACTGTAATTTTACCACCAGAAACTTCCTTCCCAGCAGAAACTTGGAGCGATGGGCAGCGACCCATCATAGGCGATAGCAAGGCGCTGCTGCAAGCAGATCGCATTGGCTATTTATTTGTAGAAATTCCTAGTTCGGAACATAACGCCAAACTGGTTGGTTTTCTACCTGCTTGCGAAATTACTGATGCAGAAATAGCAATTGCTGATTTGCAGTCTATGGATGACCTCATCGATTACTTAGTACCAGCAGAAAAAGTCCAGACAAATGATCTGACACGAGAATTTGCAGAAAGAAAAATTACCTACTTAAGAAACTGGTTAAATAACATTTATACAGCAGATTGGCAACCCTCAATGCGGGATCTGCGAGGTGCTACCTGCAAGAAAAAACTCAATCTGGCAGGACAAATATTTGAACTGCAACTTTCTATTTCTCAAAGTGAAGATGAATTGATGTTAGTGAGAGTGATTGTTCAAGGTGAAAATGCTTATTTGCCTGGAGGAATGCAGGTCAGTGTACCAGACGAATCTGAGATTTATACCGAAACAGTAAATGAAGTGGCTGATCTAATTTCTATCCCTCTGGAATTACTTAGTGGTGAGGAATTTTGGGTAGAGTTACGGTTAGGAGAAGACAGCATAAGAGAATATTTCATTGCTTGA